The DNA region ACATCTATCAAAAGCATCTTTTGCAATATTTATAGCATATTATACAATAATTTTTGCAAAAATTGTATATATAATATTACTATATAGGATTCTAATATAGTTTTATATAGATATTTGGAGGTTGGCTATGAAAATAGTAGTGCAGAAATTTGGTGGTACTTCTGTTTCCACCAAAGAAAGAAGATTATTAGCATTAGAAAAAATACTTGAAGCAAAAAAAAATGGCTATAGTCCCGTAGTAGTAGTATCCGCAATGGGCAGAAAAGGTGAAGCTTATGCTACAGACACTCTTCTATCTCTTGTAGACAAAAGTTTTAGAGATAATAATTTGCAAGCAAGTGATTTACTTATGAGCTGCGGTGAAATTATAAGCACTGTAGTTATAAGTAATGAATTAAATAAAATTTCTATAGATGCAGTACCTCTACTTGGCGGGCAAGCTGGCATAATCACAGATAACAATTTCAGTAACGCTTCCGTGGTAAGAATTGATACAAAAAAACTTTTAAATATATTAAATGAAGGAAGGGTTCCAGTGGTTGCCGGTTTCCAAGGTTTAACGGAAGATGGATATATAACTACCCTAGGTAGAGGTGGCAGTGATGTTACCGCCTGCCTTTTAGGTTCAGCATTAAATTCTAGTAAAATTGAAATATACACAGACGTAGATGGCATAATGACCGCCGACCCAAGAATTGTTAAAAATGCCTCATTAATAAAAGAAATAAGTTATAATGAGGTTTTTGAATTTGCCCATCAGGGTGCCAAAGTGATTCATCCTAGAGCAGTAGAAATTGCCGCAAAATCCAATATTCCTTTGGTTGTAAAAAACACCCTTAATCATTGCAGTGGGACTGTAATAAGTAAAGAGATCAGCAATAAGTATAATGGTTTAATAACTGGAATAGCTAATATGGATGATAGAATTCAAATTAAGGTTTCCCTAGAGGATAACAAGAGTAACAAAAATTATTTTAATATTCTAAATACACTGGGTGAAAATAAAATAAGCATAGATCTAATAAATGTTTTTCCAGATAAAAAAATTTTTACTATAAATAAAAATCAATTTTTATCTTTTAGTGCAGTAATGAAAAATTTAAATATAGGATACACGTATCTAGATGATTGCAGTAAAATTGCACTTATAGGAAATGGTATGAAAGGTGTACCTGGCGTTATGGCAACTATTCTGAAAATACTTACAAAAGAAGGGATAGAAATTTTACAAACTGCCGATTCCAATACAACTATTTGGTTCCTTGTTAAAAGCGACTCAGCAACTACTGCTATAAATGCTCTTCATCATGAATTTGGATTAGAAAATGAATTTAGCTTTATTAAATAAGATATCTTAAAATAATTGACCATGGAAAACTATTAGATAACTAATTATTTTTCAATATGTCTAAATAAAAAAACACTATCAAAAGCCATTATTAATTGGTAATTTTTGATAGTGTTATTTTTAGAAATTTTAATGAAAATGTTATCTAATTCTAGTTGATATTTATGCCATAGAATATTTCTGTCATCTCTCTATCTAGGGCCTTTATTATGTTATCTTTCTTCTCTTTACTTAAACTTTTTTCTTCCATATCAAATAAATAATTTTCCAAATTAATGTCTTTTAGCTTCATCTTTGTATGAAATATATTTGATTGATATATGTTCATATCTGTTAAAATGTATCTATTTACAGTTCTGCTTGCAATAAAATTTTGTATTGAATTTATTTTATGATCTATATAGTGCTTATGTCCATCCATGTCTCTAGTAAATCCTCTAACTTTGTAATCTATAGTAATAATATCCGAATCAAAACTATCAATTAGATAATCTAAAGCCTTAAGTGGAGAAATAGTTCCACAGGTTGCCACATCAATATCTACCCTAAAAGTACTTATGTTGTTTTGTGGATGACTTTCCGGGTATGTATGCACAGTGACATGACTTTTGTCTAGATGTCCTACTAGATTTTCTCTAATTGGTGACACTACTCCCTTATTACAGGATGGATCAAGTACATATAGAGGTACTTCTTCCTCTGAGATAAGCAATGTTACACTGGCACCCTGTGGCTCGTAATCTTGTTTTGCAATGTTCAGTACACTAGCACCTATTATCTCTGTAACATCCATTAAAATTCCTGTTAACCTTTCAGAATTATACTGTTCGTCTACATACTCAATATACTTTTTTCGATCCTGATCATTTTCAGTATAACATACATCATATATATTAAAGCTAAGTGATTTGGTTAAATTGTTAAATCCGTATAATTTTAATTTGTCGTTATTAGCTGCTGACAATTTTCTTCACCTTTTCCTATAATTTATATGCTTAATATTATCACATACACATCCATTAAAACAATATGAAAATTTATTTCTGTATTTAAAATATTTTAACAGCTTTTAAAGATCAGAAAATTCTATTTCGATCTTTTTCATTCCAATTCCATTATCATTAAAATTACCTATATCTTCTCCTTTAATAATATTGCAAGGAAGTATTATACTGAACTTACAGCCTTTATTCATATCACTCTCTAGAATAACTCTACCACCATGCATTTCAACTAAATATTTAACTAGTGAAAGTCCTATGCCGCTTCCTTCATTTTCTTTTAAAAGCCCGTCCTTGACTTGTGTAAATCTATCGAATATTCTGTCCTGCATATATTTAGGTATGCCTATTCCATTATCTTTTACTGATATATATAAATTATTATCACTTTCATACATATATACTTCTATTTCTCCATCCTTTGGTGTAAATTTTATAGCATTAGACAGTAAATTTAACATTACTCTTTCAATTTTTTCCACATCGCAGGCTATTATTTTTTCTTCAATTTCTGTATCAAATATAATATTGATACCTCTCTCCTCCGCAAAAGGTACGATAGAAAGAGTGATATCCTCTATAACCTTTACGATCTCCACATTGTGCAAATTTAATTCCATAAAACCTGCTTCTATTTTACTCATATCTATAAAATTGTTTGAGAGTTTTATAAGTCTATAACAATTTTGCTTCATAATTTTAAGATAATTTAAAGTTTTCCTGTTACTACTTAAATTATTCTTATTTAAGTCTAGTTCAACCAATTGAATGCTGCTAAATATGACATTTACAGGAGTTCTAAGTTCATGAGATATATTTGCTAAAAATTCCATTTTCATTTTGTCAATTTCATTTGCTCTGTTGATAATTTCATCTTTATCCTTAACCTTTTCTTCAAGTATGTTTACATGCTTATTGAAGTCTTTGCGTTCATTATCCAAGGTGATTAATATAAGGAATAAAGAGCAAGCTAATGACTGAATTACATAAAGAGCTAAGTCTAAATTAAAACCATTATCAATTACTGATATCATCAAAATTTCAAATATTATTTGACTTATAGGAAAAACAATACAAGAAATTCCTAAACACTTTTTACTTATATTATTATTATTACTTTTTAGCACAAGTATACCTATAAATATATAAATAGACATAATTAATACTTTATGAATAAATACACTTAGGCTTGGAATAAAATTCAAAGAAATTATATCTATTAAAGTAATAATTATAGCTATGTATTTGCAGCTTGATTTTATTCTTATATTCATAAAATTAAATAAAGCTAAAATTGCAACAAAATTTGTTGCTAGAAAAAAAATAACTGTAACACTATTAATGATAGGATTTAATTTTATAATATTATTGAGTATAGAAAAAATAACTGTAAATATGCCTAATACATGACTTACAGATATTAAACCTATGTATTTTTTAGAATATATAGTACTAAATACAATAGAAATAAGTGCTAAAGTTGAGTAAATAAATAACATAATCAGAAAAAACATAATATTATGCATTAAAAACACTCCATAAAAAATTATTTTCTACAATTTACGTCAAAATACATCTCTTTTATTCATTGTAACAGAATTTTTTATTATTATAAACAAAAAATATTAAAATTATTAATTTTCTTCAGATGATATTTCTTCTATAATAAATTTATCAAAATCAATTTCATCTATAAAGTGATTTTCATTAAAAGTAGTTTTTCTTCTTCTATTGTATTCTTTCACATTAGGAGGCAGCCAATAGGGCTTTGAAATATCTAATTTATAGCATAATTCTTTTATACATAATTTTAAATTATCCTGATAACTTCCCTCTCCATCAGAGATTACAACTTCATCTTTTATAATCTTATTATTTTTTATAACCTTTCCCCATATTCTCATAATTTTTATTCTCCTATTTATTAATGAATCTTAGTAAAGTGTATTAATTTTTGATACCTAAAATTAATTTTTTAATTAATTTTATAATTTAATCTTTTTTCTGTCAAATTTTTATACATACAAAAATAATCTATATATATTCAATTTACAACTCATCTTGTAAAATAATTGAATACAAATAGATTATTTTCTATGCTTATATATAAATGTACTTAAAAAATAATATAAATAGTCTCATTCTCATAATGCTGATAATTAATACTATTTATACATATACTCTCTTGTCAATGGTATATTAAATCCAGGTTTTTTAGGTGACTTGCTTAAAAGCACCTGATATATAGATATAAGACCAGCTCTGAAATTTATTGCACAGCCTGTCATATATAATAGCCATGCCCTATAAGTTTTATCTGAAGTAAATTCTATTGCTTTTTCTTTATTTGATTCTAGATTTTTAACCCATTGAACTAAGGTTTTATAATAATGTTCTCTTAAACACTCCACATCACAAATTTCATAATTTTCATCTTCCATTATAGATATTCCACCGCTTATTGTATGTAATTCTCCACCTGGGAATATGTACTTTTCTATGAATTCACTTTCATCCTTGCCTACTTGTGAATTCTTGGAATGAGTTATACCATGGTTTAAAAATAGTCCATCATCTTTCAGAAGCCTATGCATTGTACTAAAATAAGTTGGAAGATTTTTTATTCCTACATGTTCAAACATCCCTATACTTACTATCTTATCGTATACGCCTTCACCTTCAACATCACGATAATCTTTAAGTTCAACAAAACATTTTCCTTCAAGATTTTCATCTTTTATTCTTTGAGATACATATTTATATTGTTCTTCACTAATTGTTACTCCATGAGCCTCAACACCATAATGTTTCGCCGCCCATGTAATCATAGTACCCCAGCCACAACCTATTTCAAGAAGCTTTTCGCCAGGCTTAAGTCGTAATTTTTTACATATATGATCTACTTTATTCTCTTGCGCTGTAGTTAAATCATCTTCTTGATTTTTATAATAAGCACAGGAATATGTCATACTGGAACCTAAAAACAATCTATAAAAATCATTAGATATATCATAATGATGAGATATATTTTCTCTATCCTTTTCTTTTGTGTGTAAGTTTATACTTGGAAAAGATGTTCCCTTTAATAGCAAGGTAACTTTATCTTTGTTTGATATTTCTATATTTTCAAACTGATCCTTTAAAGTTAATGCTTCTATAATATTTCCTTCTATATCAAAAGTTCCATCCATAAATGCTTCTGCAAAAATCATGGTTGTAGGATTCGCCAATATCTTTTTAAAAGTATTCTTATCATTAAACTTCAATATAAATTCTGGATTTTCTGTATAATTAATAGTTTCATTATTCCAAAATACCATATTAAAATTTTTCTTAGTTTGTTCAAAAATACGTCCAACTGCTTCTAGTAAATCTTTGTCCTTATTTTTTTTAGTATCAAAAGCCATTATATCCCCTCCAAATATAAATATCAAAAAAATTTTTTATAGGCATTAACCATATAAAAAATTTTTTAAACATACTAATTATAATATTCGATTTTTTTTCATTCAAGCTAGTCTAGTAGAAAAAAGTGCCATTGTAATCGTTTCGTCCTTTTTAATACTAGATTATACTTATCTTTACTCGAATTATTGCAATTTTTACTGCAAGCATATGTAATCATTGCAATTTTACATTTTTGTAAATATATATTTATCATTCAACTATAATACAAAAATTGTTTTTTTTAAAACTATACCAATCTTTCCAATTGAACATTTATATCATCAAGTTCTTCGTGCAACTTGAAATCTGATACAACTTTTACAATAAAATCCACTGTTTTTCTAGTTGCCTCTGGATCTCTATATTTTCTTTGTGATTCCATTATTTCTTTTAACATCTTTCCATTTTCAGATAATAATCTTTGTACTGAATCATTTAAATTTCTGTAATCCTTGCAAACTATTCCAAGCCTTTTTTCCTCTATATAATATGAATTTTCCTCTTCCTGCCCTAAAAGCTCACCTGTAATTATTATAGGTAAATTTGAAGCCACAGCCTCCATTAAAACATTAGGACTTCCACGAGTAATCAGTATGTCCACTTCTTCCATAAGCTTATTAACATTATTTACATATCCATAAACGTCTAATCTATTACCATATTTTTCACTATATTTATTTTCAAGTTTATTTTTTAAAACAGAATTTTTTCCAGCAACAATTTTAACATTACAATTGAAGTTTTCCAATAAAATCTCAGCAATGCTCCCCAAATTACCTACCCCTTCACCGCCACTCATAAGCAGAAAATTCAAGGCATTTTTAGGATCATCATTTATAATAGGATTTTTTCTCACATTATCATTATAAAATCTTGATCTTACAGGAAACTTATCAATTGTTACTCTTGAAGCATAAGCTCCAAATTTAATACATCTTTCCTTAGCCTCTTTTGTTGGGGAAATTATATAGTCTGCTCTTCTATCTACCCATAAAGGTGTTATACTTATTAAATCAGCTATAAGCGTAATAAAGGGTATATTATATTCATTTTTATATAGTATATTTAATACAGGAGCATTAAAATTAGGATGTATGGATAATATCAGATCTGGCTTTTCCTCGTCTAAAATTTTTAGAAATCTCTTTTCCATAGTTCTTTCAGTTAACTTAGTTAAAAGCTCTGGTTTCTTCAATGAAATATTCCATACAGCTTTCCATAAAACTCTTGCTCTTCTGGTAAAAAAACCATAGGATTTGCTAACTGTATTTAGCAATATACCATTTGTATCAAACCCCTCAATAACCTTTGCATTTACATTTGGAATTTCTTTAAACTGTTCCATTAATGCCTCTGCAATACTTTTATGACCACAACCAGTATTATTTGAAGATATAATTAATATATTCACGATTTCTCCTCCTTATTTTGTGTAGAGATAACTAAAATCTTCAAAATATATAAATCTAAACCATATTATTAAATTTTCAATAACTGTATAATAGCGTATTTATCCCACGAATAACCGCTGTAACACTCCATCTTTGAAAGCTGGAGATAACAGCGGCATGTCTCTGAATAATTAATTTAAACTCAGTAAAAATAAGGAACTCTCATTAAGTAAGCTTCTCTTATAATTCCATAAATTAAGTTTCATGTACATATTCATTATGCATTAACTAATATAAAAATGCAATAGTTCACTATTGCTAACATTTTAAATTTTTATAATTAATACAATTATTTACATTTGCATCATTTTATTTACATTGTCATAATATAATTAACACTCTACTATCTTTCCGCCCTTTCACATCTAATTTTTTTACCCTTCATAGTTTTTTCCCTTAATGCCTCTATTACTAAAGAACCTTTTCCATTTAATATATCAATATACGACAAATTATCTTGTATATCTATTATTCCTATATCTTCACTTTCAACTCCATTTATATTAGATATAGTGCCAACAATATCTACATTTCTTATTTTCTTCTTTTTTCCCGCATTTATGTATATTTTTAAAATATTTTTATTTAATTCAAAACTTTTCTCTTTTTTTAGTTTAGGTTTATTTTTAAGTCTTTCATTAAATAAATTTTTTCCAACTTCTATGTCCCTTAGTTCAGGCAACTGAGCTTTATTTATAGTTCTTTCAATATATTCTTCAATTTCATTTAAAAATCTACACTGGTTAGGTGTGACAAAACTTATAGCCTTACCATTATTTTCTCCACGTCCTGTTCTTCCTATTCTATGTACATAGCTTTCTTTCTCGAAGGGTAAATCATAATTTATAACATGGGTTACATTAGCTATATCAATCCCTCTAGCTGCAATGTCTGTAGCCACTAAAAAGGTAAATTCACCTCTGCTAAAGCTTTTAATTACATTCAATCTGTCCTGCTGAAGCATACCACCATGTATGGAAACACATGAAAATCCTTTATCCCTTAGTATAGAAAATAAAGTTTCCACTGAATTTCTAGTATTGCAAAATATCATAGCACTATCAGGATTTTCCGTATATATTATCTTTTTAAGTAAATCAAACTTATCTTTTCCTTCAACAATATAATAATAATCCTTTATTTTTTCAGTTATTGGTTTTTCAGCTTTTATATTTATTACTTCAGGATCTTTCATATATTCATGGCAAAGTATTTGTATTTTTTCTGACATGGTGGCTGAAAATAGCATGGTTACCCTTTTTGGGGGCAGCTTATTAATTATATTCTTAACCTGATCTATAAATCCCATGTTCAGCATCTCATCAGCTTCATCAATAACTAAATAGTTTATACCACTTAAATTTATAGTACCTCTTTCTATATGATCCAGTGTTCTACCAGGGGTTCCTACTACCACATGAATCCTTTGTTTCAATTCTCTAACCTGAGATGAAAAAATTTGTTTTCCAAAAATAGCAGTGCACCTAACTTTCTTAAACCTTCCTATATTGGATATATCCTCTTTAATCTGTACGGCTAATTCTCTTGTAGGAGTAAGTATTAATGCTTGTGGATTACTATTTTCTATTTCTACTCTTTCACATATTGGTATGGCAAAAGCAGCTGTTTTTCCACTGCCCGTTTGGGATTCCACTATTATATCTTTATTTTTTAAAACTAATGGAACTACTTTCTTCTGAACTTCCGTGGGATTTTTATACCCCAACTTTTCTAAAGATAATAAAATTTCCTTTGCTATATTAAATTCATAAAAATCATTCATTTTTTTTCCTTCTCCGTAAGTACTTCGTTCATGCTTCCAGTTCTATATCCAAAAAGATCTAAAGTTACATATTTAAATCCTATATCTTTTAATCTATCCACAACTTTGTCCATTAATTCCACATTAAAAAATTTTTTTCTCTCCTCAGGTGAAACCTCTATTCTAGCAATATCTCCATGATGTCTTACTCTCACCTGACGAAAACCTAAATCCAATAAAAATTGTTCTGATCCTTCTATCATTTCCAATTTACTGGTAGTTATTTCACTACCATAGGGAACTCTAGAGGATAAACATGCAAAAGAAGGCTTATTCCAAGTTCTTAAACCCATAGATTTTGATAACTCTCTTATATCCTCTTTATCCAAATTTGCTTCCTTTAAAGGGCTAATTACATCAAGTTCTTTAGCAGCCTCCATACCTGGTCTATAATCCCTAGTATCATCTAAATTTGACCCATCTAAAATTTTTTCCACATTGCTTTCTCTTGCTACTTCTTTTATTTTTGTAAATAATTCTTTTTTACAAAAATAACACCTATTTGTAGGATTTTTTGAAAAACCTTCAATATCTAATTCCTCTGAAACTATAACGATATGTTTTACTCCTATTTCTTCAGCAAATTGCTTTGCCTCCTTAAATTCTCTTTCAGGATATGTAGAAGATTTGGCTGTTACTGCAATAACCTTATCACCAAGAACATCATGAGCAACTTTTAATAAAAAAGTACTGTCAACTCCACCTGAATACGCTATGGCTGCACTTTTAAGTTTTCTTATGTTATCCTTTAACATATTTAATTTATAATCAATACTCATATTTATTCTCCTCTTTATATAATTTAAGACATACAAAGCTGCACATTAATTGAAAAATATTAACCATATTTTGTGCTATACAAAAATAGAAATGTAAAAATAATAACACTATGAGAATATCCTCAAAATACAGTATAATACAAAATGGACCACTAGCTAGTTAATTATATCTTTAAATATCCCTTAAATTGCATATATTATTAAAACAATTTTATATATTACTTTATTAATTGTCAAGATAACTAAGCTCTAGATAAATTGACAAAAACCTATACAAAGTATACAATTATTAAAGTTTTTAGCAGAATGAAAATATAATTGTACAAGGAGAATAAAATGACTATTTCATTTGAAGAATTAGGATTAAATATAGACTTAATAAATGGCCTGAAAAAGCAGGATATAAAAATCCCCACAGATATACAGGCTAAAGTTATACCTCTAGCATTAGAAAACAAGGATATAATAGCAAAATCTCAAACTGGTACTGGAAAAACTCTTGCTTACCTTCTTCCCATGTTTCAAAAAATAGATTCTGAGAAGAGAGAAATGCAGTGTATCATCTTGGCACCTACTCATGAATTGGTAATGCAAATAGATAGAGAAATACAGCTATTATCACAAAATTCTCAGATAAATGTAACATCTTGCACTATAATAGGTGATGTTAATATGTCAAGACAAATTGAAAAATTAAAGAAAAAACCTCATATAATAGTAGGTTCTTCAGGACGTATTTTTGAACTTATCAAAAAAAGAAAAATATCAAGTCACACCATTAAAACCATCGTTATTGATGAATGTGACAAATTACTGGACAAAAATAATATATCTAAGGTAAAGGATATAATAAAAACTACTCTGCGAGACAGACAATTAATGGCCTTTTCTGCAAGTATAAATGAAACTGCATTAAGTTCTGCTTCTTCCCTGATGAAAGAACCTTTAATTATAAAAATTCAGGATGAAATACTTAACACCAATGTTCAGCATATGTATTTCTTATCAGAACTAAGAGATAAATTTGAATTACTTAGAAAGATAATAGCCTCTGAAAATCCTAAAAAATCTCTCATATTTATAAACAAACCTGTTGAAATAGAATTTATAGTATCTAAGCTTCAATATCATCATATAAGCTGTTATGGTCTATATGGAAATGCTGGAAAAGAGGAAAGAAAAAAAGCCTTAGCAGATTTTAGAAATGGCAAAATTCAATTTTTAGTGGCTTCCGACATAGCAGCAAGAGGCCTAGATGTTAAAGATATAACTCACATATTTAACTTAGATTTGCCAGAAGACCCACAGGAATATCTTCACAGAGTAGGCAGAACTGGAAGAATGAATAAAGCCGGTACAACTATTTCAATTATTACAAAAGACAATTTGCCTACTATAAAAAAATATGAAAATAAATTTAGCCTTGAAATTAAAGAAAAATATATATTTAAAGGCAAAATCATTGATAGAATTAAATGATTATCATATTTTTGTGATTCATACTTGTAAGAAAAGGCGAATTAACTACCAAGTTAGTTCGCCTTTTTCTTAAATTATTTATTTTATTGACTTTATAAATCTCTCTATCCTCTTCATAGCTTCTAATATATGATCCATAGATGAAGCATAGCAGGCTCTAATAAAACCTTCGCCGCATTCTCCAAATGCATTACCAGGAATCACCAAAACTTTTTCTTTTTTCAAAAGTTCTTCACAAAATTTATCTGAGGTCATACCCGTGGATTTTATAGATGGAAATACATAAAATGCGCCTAGGGGTTCAAAGCATTGTAATCCCATATTTTTAAAGCTGCTTACCATCACACGCCTTCTTCTATTGTATTCACTAACCATTTCCTTTACGGAGTTTTCTCCATTTTTTAGTGCCTCAATAGCAGCATATTGAGCGGTAGTAGGAGAGCACATTATGGCATACTGATGTATTTTTTTCATGGCATTTATTAGTATTTTATTTCCGCAAACATATCCAAGTCTCCAACCTGTCATAGCATAGGCTTTTGAAAAACCATTTATTACTATAGTTTTATCCCTTATCTCTGGAAAACTAGCTATAGATACATGTTTTTTTTCATAGGTTAATTCAGAATATATCTCATCGGATATAATTATTATATCTCTATCCTTTAACACCTCTACAATTGAATGTAGTTCATCTCTTGTCATAGTAGCTCCTGTAGGGTTATTAGGAAAGGGTATTATAACAACTTTCGTTTTTGATGTTATAGCTTCTTCTAAAAGTTCTGGTGTTAATTTAAATTTATCACAAGCTCTAAGATTTAATATTTTAGGAGTTGCCCCTGTGAAAGCTGTACAACCTTTGTAGGCAACAAAGCTTGGTTCTGGTATTATGACTTCATCCCCAGGTCCTACTAAGGTTCTTAAAGCTATATCTATGCCTTCACTACCTCCAACAGTTACAATAATTTCGTCTTTTGGATCATATTTTAATTGGTATTTATTTTTTAGTGAATTAGCTATTTCTCTACGCAATTCCATAAAACCAGCATTGGAGGAATAATGAGTATGACCTTGTTCTAGAGAATATATCCCAGATTCAACTACATTCCAAGGTGTAACAAAATCCGGTTCACCTATTCCAAGCGATATAGCATCCTCCATATCATTTACCATATCAAAGTATTTTCTTATACCTGAAGGAGGCATATTTCTTACATTTTCACGTATCATGTCCTGAAGCATCATATAAACAAGCCCTCCCTATCATCCTTTGGTTTATCTCTAAAAATAGTC from Clostridium pasteurianum BC1 includes:
- a CDS encoding aminotransferase class I/II-fold pyridoxal phosphate-dependent enzyme, whose protein sequence is MMLQDMIRENVRNMPPSGIRKYFDMVNDMEDAISLGIGEPDFVTPWNVVESGIYSLEQGHTHYSSNAGFMELRREIANSLKNKYQLKYDPKDEIIVTVGGSEGIDIALRTLVGPGDEVIIPEPSFVAYKGCTAFTGATPKILNLRACDKFKLTPELLEEAITSKTKVVIIPFPNNPTGATMTRDELHSIVEVLKDRDIIIISDEIYSELTYEKKHVSIASFPEIRDKTIVINGFSKAYAMTGWRLGYVCGNKILINAMKKIHQYAIMCSPTTAQYAAIEALKNGENSVKEMVSEYNRRRRVMVSSFKNMGLQCFEPLGAFYVFPSIKSTGMTSDKFCEELLKKEKVLVIPGNAFGECGEGFIRACYASSMDHILEAMKRIERFIKSIK
- a CDS encoding DEAD/DEAH box helicase, with the protein product MTISFEELGLNIDLINGLKKQDIKIPTDIQAKVIPLALENKDIIAKSQTGTGKTLAYLLPMFQKIDSEKREMQCIILAPTHELVMQIDREIQLLSQNSQINVTSCTIIGDVNMSRQIEKLKKKPHIIVGSSGRIFELIKKRKISSHTIKTIVIDECDKLLDKNNISKVKDIIKTTLRDRQLMAFSASINETALSSASSLMKEPLIIKIQDEILNTNVQHMYFLSELRDKFELLRKIIASENPKKSLIFINKPVEIEFIVSKLQYHHISCYGLYGNAGKEERKKALADFRNGKIQFLVASDIAARGLDVKDITHIFNLDLPEDPQEYLHRVGRTGRMNKAGTTISIITKDNLPTIKKYENKFSLEIKEKYIFKGKIIDRIK